One Zerene cesonia ecotype Mississippi chromosome 9, Zerene_cesonia_1.1, whole genome shotgun sequence DNA window includes the following coding sequences:
- the LOC119829134 gene encoding cathepsin B-like, translating into MDLSCCKDCCSKCFCSGGSPVRAALFRIKHGLVTSHCKPYNDNVNETACKEECANDTLNHQDNKHFGENMYLVLADDLEIWRLNWFFELIVNLIRDHSLESNLRFVRSLKDYKSGVYEHTYGKLIGHHSVQVIGFGVENEVPYWLATNTWGMMWGETGLFKVKRFQKDLGFEDQMISLFSKRNTYIRFRIQGKKNLVFF; encoded by the exons ATGGATTTGTCTTGCTGTAAAGATTGTTGCAGTAAATGTTTTTGCAGCGGAGGTTCCCCTGTACGAGCGGCTTTATTTAGGATAAAACATGGGCTGGTTACGTCACATTGCAAGCCCTATAATGATAACGTAAATGAAACAGCTTGCAAAGAAGAATGTGCCAACGACACATTGAATCACCAGGATAATAAGCATTTTGGTGAAAATATGTACTTGGTGCTGGCTGATGATTTAGAGATTTGGAGATTGAATTGGTTTTTCGAactaattgttaatttaattagggACCATTCCCTTGAGAGCAACCTTCGCTTTGTTCGAAGTTTAAAAGATTACAAGAGCGGTGTTTATGAACATACGTATGGAAAATTAATTGGACATCACAGCGTGCAAGTGATCGGCTTTGGAGTAGAAAACGAGGTTCCATATTGGTTAGCTACCAATACTTGGGGGATGATGTGGGGCGAGACAGGCTTATTTAAAGTTAAGCGCTTCCAAAAGGACCTAGGTTTCGAGGATCAAAtgatttctttgttttctAAAAGAAACACGTACATAA GATTCAGGATACAGGGTAAAAAGAATTTAGTGTTCTTCTGA
- the LOC119829133 gene encoding gut-specific cysteine proteinase-like yields MYTSIVFLSLIAWAHCLDPEVQEKFEKLTRDEFVVYFNKRNFTWKIKNNDFIDEKIMSSVELHSVDIPIKIKSMESFSRKADNCSSSWAISAVEVASDRTCINMQDDFFQIIPLYIVSFSEFDLTCCKKCSSKSFCTGGSPEEALLFYLRSGLVTSDCKEKLPDHEACVQDCDDMDQYYLADKHFGQSIYIMPEDDPEIRRDIFIYGPLLAIFKVYEDFKDYSSGIYEHTHGKFVGYHSVKVIGYGEEDGTPFWLAVNSWGNEWGDRGIVKIKRGQAYVDFEKRMVGVTPRYHRH; encoded by the exons ATGTACACGTCTATTGTCTTCCTAAGCTTGATCGCTTGGGCCCATTGCCTGGACCCAGAGGTACAAGAAAAGTTCGAGAAGTTAACACGCGACGAGTTtgtcgtttattttaataaaaggaaCTTCAcgtggaaaataaaaaataatgattttatcgATGAAAAGATTATGAGCAGCGTGGAGCTCCACTCAGTCGATATTCCGATAAAAATCAAAAGCATGGAAA GTTTTTCAAGGAAAGCCGATAATTGTAGCTCAAGTTGGGCCATTAGCGCGGTAGAGGTTGCCTCAGATAGAACATGCATAAACATGCAAGATGATTTTTTCCAAATTATCccattatatattgtttcgtTCTCAGAATTTGATCTAACttgttgtaaaaaatgttCGTCCAAAAGCTTTTGTACTGGAGGTTCACCCGAAgaagcattattattttatttgaggaGTGGATTGGTGACTTCTGATTGTAAAGAAAAGCTCCCAGATCACGAGGCGTGCGTACAAGATTGTGACGATATGGATCAGTACTATTTGGCAGATAAACATTTCGGACAATCCATATACATAATGCCCGAAGACGACCCTGAGATCCGCCGGGACATATTCATTTACGGGCCACTGCTTGCTATTTTCAAAGTGTATGAAGATTTCAAAGATTACAGCAGTGGAATCTATGAGCATACACATGGAAAGTTTGTTGGGTACCACAGCGTCAAGGTAATTGGTTATGGTGAAGAAGATGGGACACCTTTCTGGCTGGCAGTGAACAGCTGGGGAAACGAATGGGGTGACAGGGGTATCGTAAAGATAAAACGCGGCCAAGCCTACGTTGATTTCGAGAAACGCATGGTAGGAGTAACCCCGAGATATCAcagacattaa
- the LOC119829006 gene encoding gut-specific cysteine proteinase-like, whose protein sequence is MRFIRDAKNCSSSWAISAVEVAADRTCMRMRDDIFRWFPFLTVLFSEFDLTCCKKCSSKSFCAGGSPEEALLFYVRSGLVSPNCKPKLPDHEACVQDCDDTDQYYLADKHFGQYVYIMPEDEPEIRRDIFLNGPLLAIFKVYEDFKDYSSGIYEHTHGKFVGYHSVKVMGYGEEDGTPYWLAVNSWGREWGDRGIVKIKRGQAYVDFEKRMVGVIPRYHRH, encoded by the coding sequence ATGCGATTTATAAGGGATGCCAAAAATTGTAGCTCAAGTTGGGCCATAAGCGCGGTAGAGGTCGCCGCCGATAGAACGTGTATGCGTATGCGCGATGACATTTTCCGATGGTTCCCATTTCTTACTGTGTTGTTCTCTGAATTTGATCTAACttgttgtaaaaaatgttCGTCCAAAAGCTTCTGTGCTGGAGGTTCGCCCGAAGAagcgttattattttatgtgaggAGTGGATTGGTAAGTCCTAATTGTAAACCGAAGCTCCCAGATCACGAAGCGTGCGTACAAGATTGTGACGATACGGATCAATATTATTTGGCAGATAAACATTTCGGACAATACGTATACATAATGCCCGAAGACGAGCCTGAGATCCGCCGGGACATATTCCTTAACGGGCCACTGCTTGCTATTTTCAAAGTTTATGAGGATTTCAAAGATTACAGCAGTGGAATCTATGAGCATACGCATGGAAAGTTTGTTGGGTACCACAGCGTCAAGGTAATGGGTTATGGCGAAGAAGATGGGACACCTTACTGGCTGGCAGTGAACAGCTGGGGACGCGAATGGGGTGACAGGGGTATCGTAAAGATTAAACGTGGCCAAGCCTACGTTGATTTCGAGAAACGCATGGTAGGAGTAATCCCGAGATACCAcagacattaa
- the LOC119829030 gene encoding src substrate cortactin, producing the protein MWKASTDVAPPPLAEADDWETDPDFVNDVTEQEQRWGPGGRHVEAIDMAKLREEVLEADKQAKQQEYEHGPKPSFGYGGKFGVQTDRMDKSAVGHDYVGKTEKHVSQKDYAQGFGGKFGVQSDRMDASAVGHDYVGVVEKHASQADYAKGFGGKFGVQTDRVDKSAVGWEHREAAARHGSQRDYAVGFGGKFGVQADRQDAAALGWEHRDLPTKHRSQTDYSVGFGGKFGVQTDRQDAAAVGWEHREETQRHASQLDHKRGFGGKFGVETDRVDKCAHTFDEVQKVGTNYTKQKPDIGAAKPSSIRDKFENMAKEKEQEALQSVQRIRQERQQTDKSLSEKEKERLAKEKERNPENEEPAPAQQTAPVPQKLPQKIAPEQQKIAQEPQIVQEQQTQATTCEQVDVVASSGAEEVKPTSLPDVTLTGDNREPEKEEVQRQPTIVVSPVGWEGDNEAEEEDGYVARALYDYQAAAPDEISFDPDDLITNIVMIDEGWWQGLCKGQYGLFPANYVQLQDK; encoded by the exons ATGTGGAAAGCATCAACAGATGTAGCCCCACCTCCACTGGCCGAAGCTGACGATTGGGAAACGGATCCCGACTTTGTTAATGATGTGACTGAACAGGAGCAACGATGGGGCCCTGGAGGCAGACATGTTGAGGCTATTGA cATGGCAAAGCTTCGGGAAGAAGTATTGGAGGCAGACAAACAAGCCAAGCAACAGGAATATGAACATGGTCCTAAGCCGTCTTTTGG TTACGGAGGTAAATTCGGAGTTCAGACGGACAGAATGGACAAATCAGCTGTGGGTCACGATTATGTGGGCAAAACGGAAAAACACGTTTCACAAAAGGATTATGCTCAAG GGTTTGGTGGTAAATTTGGGGTGCAAAGTGACCGCATGGACGCTAGCGCCGTGGGCCATGACTACGTGGGCGTGGTCGAGAAACACGCCTCGCAGGCCGACTACGCCAAGGGCTTTGGCGGCAAGTTCGGCGTGCAGACTGATAGAGTCGATAAG AGCGCGGTGGGGTGGGAGCACCGCGAGGCGGCGGCGCGGCACGGCTCGCAGCGCGACTACGCGGTGGGCTTCGGCGGCAAGTTCGGCGTGCAGGCCGACCGGCAGGACGCCGCCGCGCTCGGCTGGGAGCACCGCGACCTGCCCACCAAGCACCGCTCGCAGACCG ACTATAGCGTCGGTTTCGGCGGTAAGTTCGGCGtgcaaacagacagacaagaCGCGGCCGCTGTTGGCTGGGAACATCGCGAGGAGACTCAGCGGCACGCCAGCCAGCTGGACCATAAGAGA GGTTTCGGCGGTAAATTCGGCGTGGAAACGGACAGAGTGGACAAGTGTGCGCACACTTTCGACGAAGTGCAGAAGGTCGGCACCAACTACACTAAGCAGAAGCCGGACATTGGTGCCGCTAAGCCCTCCTCTATACGGGACAAGTTCGAAAATATGGCCAAGGAGAAGGAACAG GAAGCTTTGCAGTCAGTGCAAAGGATACGACAGGAAAGGCAACAAACCGATAAGAGTTTAAGTGAGAAG GAAAAAGAACGCCTAGCCAAGGAGAAGGAAAGGAATCCCGAAAATGAAGAACCGGCGCCGGCGCAGCAAACAGCCCCCGTGCCACAGAAGCTGCCACAAAAGATAGCACCAGAGCAACAGAAGATAGCGCAAGAGCCACAGATAGTCCAAGAGCAGCAAACGCAAGCAACGACGTGTGAACAAGTTGATGTGGTAGCGTCGAGTGGCGCGGAGGAAGTGAAACCGACCAGCTTGCCGGATGTGACGTTGACTGGGGATAACAGGGAACCGGAAAAGGAAGAG GTGCAGCGGCAGCCCACGATCGTGGTGTCGCCGGTGGGGTGGGAGGGGGACAACGAGGCGGAGGAGGAGGACGGCTACGTGGCGCGCGCGCTCTACGACTACCAGGCGGCCGCGCCCGACGAGATCTCCTTCGACCCCGACGACCTCATCACCAACATTGTGATG ATCGACGAAGGCTGGTGGCAAGGTCTGTGTAAGGGCCAATACGGACTGTTCCCCGCGAACTACGTGCAGTTGCAAGATAAATAG
- the LOC119829135 gene encoding cathepsin B-like cysteine proteinase 6, which yields MMYSTVVLLALASSALCFNSEVDEKFRTLPHDEFIKYFNSQNFSWKIQKNNALDDKVLDCVEVRNVSLPVKPYVNQAIGWYFPKDFDARTIWTYCFQERLKPLQKGCASCWAITVADLATSKKCIRTYYNDIAPRLSAMDLTCCKDCFSKSYCSGGSPERAALFWLKNGLVTESCKPYDDKVNETTCKQECIDENLFYNADKYFAERVYIMPADDHQIRYELVFGGPLIATFAVYEDLKDYKSGVYEHTHGKLIGHHALQVVGFGVENEVPYWIASTGGQWGDVREIKIKRFQDKLGFETQMISMIPRS from the coding sequence ATGATGTATAGCACCGTAGTCCTTTTGGCGTTGGCTTCTAGCGCCCTTTGCTTTAACTCTGAAGTTGATGAAAAGTTCCGGACGCTTCCTCATGACgaattcattaaatacttCAACAGTCAGAACTTTTCGTGGAAAATCCAGAAGAATAATGCCCTTGATGATAAAGTGCTGGATTGTGTCGAGGTAAGAAATGTTTCCCTTCCGGTGAAGCCGTATGTAAACCAGGCAATTGGGTGGTATTTCCCGAAAGATTTTGATGCCCGTACGATATGGACATACTGCTTTCAAGAACGACTTAAACCACTCCAAAAAGGGTGTGCTTCATGTTGGGCTATTACCGTTGCTGACCTAGCCACTAGTAAGAAATGTATTAGAACTTATTACAATGATATAGCACCTCGCCTATCAGCTATGGACTTAACTTGTTGTAAAGACTGCTTCAGTAAGAGCTACTGCAGCGGTGGTTCCCCTGAACGTGCGGCATTATTCTGGTTAAAGAATGGCCTGGTTACCGAATCTTGCAAGCCGTATGATGACAAGGTGAATGAAACAACATGCAAACAAGAATGTATAGATGAGAACTTATTCTACAATGCAGATAAATACTTTGCCGAGCGAGTGTATATAATGCCTGCTGATGATCATCAGATAAGATATGAATTAGTTTTTGGTGGTCCCTTGATAGCAACCTTCGCTGTCTACGAGGATCTGAAAGATTACAAGAGTGGAGTCTACGAACATACTCACGGTAAGTTAATTGGACATCATGCCCTGCAAGTCGTCGGTTTTGGAGTTGAAAACGAGGTGCCATACTGGATTGCATCCACTGGTGGACAATGGGGTGATGTGagggaaataaaaattaagcgTTTCCAAGATAAATTAGGTTTCGAGACTCAAATGATATCCATGATACCTAGGTCCTAG
- the LOC119829136 gene encoding chymotrypsinogen B-like, translating to MFFICAIQTKCEIDRRVITTLRYSKFYIKPFVVNGKPALVGEVPYLVSIKEPTRRLGHGRIVWKNLCGGSIIDEMRVLTAAHCFEGKNFFYARHPKLLRLVAGSFRTDLTHSGRTETNVINQWRTIDRVILHKHFNFPDNDIAIVFVDAKWRFIRNVNFIIPARSDADYPQTCFSAGFGRTGYSLKDPISPTLLIAPIYVLTRWHCSKLWEMNMNSFVCTDSSVTDMSRGDSGGPLACKNTLDPEEQPGRELLVGVVSGKNFDKTTLYTRVSAYRDWIDNNGSFVLLSNIVVVLITLLLSIYHFF from the coding sequence atgttttttatatgtgcGATACAAACAAAATGCGAGATAGACAGACGCGTGATCACAACGTTAAGGTATTCTAAGTTTTATATCAAACCCTTCGTTGTTAATGGTAAGCCAGCGTTGGTTGGCGAGGTGCCTTACCTGGTATCAATCAAAGAACCAACGCGGAGGTTGGGTCACGGTAGAATAGTCTGGAAGAATCTCTGCGGCGGGAGTATCATCGATGAGATGAGAGTACTAACAGCCGCTCATTGTTTTGAAGGCAAGAACTTCTTTTATGCTCGCCACCCCAAGCTGCTGCGGTTAGTTGCTGGGAGCTTCCGAACTGACCTGACGCACTCCGGACGCACAGAAACTAACGTCATAAACCAGTGGCGAACTATTGACCGGGTTATCTTGCACAAGCACTTCAATTTCCCGGACAACGATATCGCTATCGTGTTCGTAGATGCTAAATGGCGCTTCATTCGCAACGTTAACTTCATCATACCGGCTAGAAGCGACGCGGACTATCCGCAAACATGCTTTTCGGCCGGATTCGGCAGAACTGGCTATAGTTTAAAGGACCCAATATCTCCTACACTTCTGATAGCTCCGATTTACGTGCTGACGAGGTGGCACTGCTCTAAATTGTGGGAAATGAACATGAATTCATTTGTATGCACCGATTCGTCGGTGACTGACATGTCTAGAGGTGACTCTGGGGGTCCTTTAGCGTGTAAGAATACATTGGATCCAGAGGAGCAGCCGGGAAGGGAGTTGCTGGTGGGTGTCGTGAGCGGGAAAAATTTCGATAAAACGACATTGTACACCCGGGTCTCCGCGTATCGAGATTGGATTGATAATAATGGGAGTTTTGTGTTATTGAGCAATATTGTTGTCGTTTTGATTACACTTTTGTTGTCAATAtatcatttcttttaa